A single window of Sphingobacterium sp. ML3W DNA harbors:
- a CDS encoding NAD-dependent epimerase/dehydratase family protein, which yields MKESIIIIGANGQIGTELATALREKFGTENVVTSDIREPQNLKDGEIFEPLNVLEKSAIESLFIKYKPTQVYLLAAMLSATGEVYPQKAWDLNMNGLLNVLDLAVEYKVAKIFWPSSIAVFGPHSPKTNTDQYCVMDPNTIYGISKLAGERLVEWYQENRGLDIRSIRYPGIISWKAEPGGGTTDYAVHIFYDALKKGTYECFLSEDTALPMLYMDDAIRGTLQLMDAPKESLTIRSSYNLTGVSFTPKELAEEIKKILPNFTITYSENDPRQAIANSWPASIEDSPARTDWNWKPAFDLAKLTAEMIENLKTNKI from the coding sequence ATGAAAGAAAGCATTATTATAATCGGTGCAAATGGCCAAATCGGAACAGAATTGGCTACAGCTTTAAGAGAGAAATTTGGTACAGAAAATGTCGTTACTTCCGATATTAGAGAACCTCAAAATTTAAAGGATGGAGAAATTTTCGAACCCCTCAATGTGCTTGAAAAAAGTGCTATAGAATCCTTATTTATAAAATATAAACCTACACAAGTATATCTATTGGCCGCCATGTTATCGGCTACTGGCGAAGTTTATCCGCAAAAAGCTTGGGATTTGAACATGAATGGTCTATTGAACGTATTGGACTTAGCTGTCGAATATAAAGTTGCCAAGATTTTCTGGCCAAGTTCAATCGCAGTATTCGGTCCACATTCGCCTAAGACGAATACCGATCAATATTGTGTGATGGATCCAAATACAATCTACGGTATCAGTAAATTAGCTGGTGAGCGTTTAGTAGAATGGTACCAAGAAAATCGTGGATTGGATATCCGTAGTATCCGTTACCCAGGTATTATCTCATGGAAAGCGGAACCAGGAGGTGGTACAACTGACTATGCTGTTCATATTTTCTATGATGCCTTGAAAAAAGGGACTTATGAATGTTTCCTATCGGAAGATACAGCTTTACCGATGTTGTATATGGACGATGCCATTCGTGGTACTTTACAGTTAATGGATGCGCCAAAAGAAAGTTTAACGATTCGCTCAAGCTATAATTTAACAGGGGTAAGTTTCACTCCAAAAGAACTAGCAGAAGAAATTAAAAAAATTCTTCCTAATTTTACAATCACTTACTCGGAGAATGATCCTAGACAAGCTATTGCAAATTCTTGGCCTGCTAGTATTGAAGATTCTCCAGCAAGAACAGATTGGAACTGGAAGCCAGCTTTTGATTTAGCTAAGCTTACTGCCGAGATGATAGAGAATCTTAAAACAAACAAAATATAA